In Deltaproteobacteria bacterium, one genomic interval encodes:
- a CDS encoding acyl-CoA dehydrogenase family protein — MDFSFTEEQRILKDTVRKFLEKEIAPLVDDYERERKPLTKDIVKKLEPFGYTQALIPEQMGGLGLDFISYYILVEELARVWGSLRTITTTTGMVTYSIAKHGTAGQKDRFVSGLLSVDTLGCFALTEPNVGSDVSSIETKAERDGDYYVLNGTKTLITGGSMADVAIVYATVDRSKKGEGITAFIVDKEESPFGARDIRKMGMHASVLSELSFEDCRVPAANRLGDEGRGMKIALSGLNIGRVTVTFAVTGIGQAALDASIDYAKERVQFGRPIGKFQLVQEMIVDMALKVDIARLLGYRAADLLDRGVECVREASFAKLYATEAMLDVTYKGIQIHGGYGYTEEFPMERYYRDVRHLTMAEGTTEIQKLILGRHILGMSAFV, encoded by the coding sequence ATGGACTTCAGCTTCACAGAGGAACAGAGAATACTCAAAGATACGGTGCGGAAATTCCTGGAAAAAGAAATAGCACCCCTCGTGGACGATTACGAGCGGGAGCGCAAGCCTCTCACCAAAGACATAGTGAAGAAGTTGGAACCGTTCGGCTACACGCAAGCCCTTATCCCGGAGCAAATGGGCGGACTTGGGCTCGATTTCATCAGCTACTACATTCTGGTCGAGGAACTGGCCCGGGTTTGGGGTTCCCTCCGCACCATCACCACCACAACCGGAATGGTGACCTACTCCATTGCCAAGCATGGAACCGCCGGCCAGAAGGATAGGTTTGTATCGGGCTTGCTTTCCGTGGATACGCTGGGGTGTTTCGCCCTCACGGAACCCAACGTGGGATCCGACGTGAGTTCCATTGAAACCAAGGCCGAACGTGATGGCGATTACTATGTCCTCAACGGCACGAAAACGCTCATTACGGGCGGAAGTATGGCGGATGTGGCCATCGTGTACGCCACGGTGGACCGTTCCAAAAAAGGGGAAGGCATCACCGCCTTCATTGTGGACAAAGAGGAGTCCCCTTTCGGCGCACGGGATATCCGAAAGATGGGTATGCACGCATCCGTGCTCTCGGAACTGTCCTTCGAGGACTGCCGAGTCCCTGCGGCGAACCGTCTGGGCGATGAAGGAAGGGGCATGAAGATCGCTTTGAGCGGACTCAACATAGGCCGGGTGACCGTCACCTTTGCCGTCACCGGAATCGGCCAGGCCGCCCTCGATGCTTCCATCGACTACGCCAAAGAACGGGTCCAGTTCGGCAGGCCCATCGGCAAGTTTCAGCTGGTGCAGGAAATGATCGTCGACATGGCCCTCAAAGTGGATATAGCACGGCTGTTGGGTTACAGGGCGGCGGACCTGTTGGATCGAGGAGTGGAATGCGTGCGCGAAGCCTCGTTCGCGAAGCTCTACGCAACGGAAGCCATGCTCGATGTAACCTACAAGGGAATCCAGATCCACGGAGGATATGGATACACCGAAGAGTTCCCCATGGAACGATACTACCGGGACGTGCGTCATCTCACCATGGCGGAGGGAACCACAGAAATCCAAAAGCTCATTCTCGGGCGCCATATACTGGGAATGTCCGCCTTTGTATGA